A part of Corynebacterium afermentans subsp. lipophilum genomic DNA contains:
- a CDS encoding carbohydrate ABC transporter permease has protein sequence MKVLGYIALVLTVLMILVPLYFIVITSFKTYQDVYSDPITFWPDPLVPENYARVWETSGFPQYLRNSIGITLILTVIKVVLGVLSAYAFAFLRFPGRNLLFLLVIAALMVPNQITIISNYALAASLGWRDTWTGVIVPLAGVAFGCFLMRNHFQSLPVEIIEAAEMDGAGFFTRLFKVVLPMSWPTLSAFLLITVVNEWNEYLWPFLITDTPAAATLPVGLTRLQDAEGLTNWAPVMAGTVLTTLPMIVVFILLQKQMIKGLTAGAVKG, from the coding sequence ATGAAGGTGCTGGGGTACATCGCCTTGGTGCTGACAGTGCTGATGATCTTGGTGCCGCTGTATTTCATCGTGATCACGTCGTTCAAGACCTACCAGGACGTGTATTCGGACCCGATCACGTTCTGGCCGGACCCGTTGGTGCCGGAGAACTACGCGCGTGTGTGGGAGACATCCGGTTTCCCGCAGTACTTGCGCAACTCCATCGGCATCACACTCATCCTCACTGTGATCAAGGTCGTGCTTGGCGTGTTGTCCGCGTACGCTTTCGCCTTCCTCCGCTTCCCGGGACGGAACTTGCTGTTCCTGCTGGTGATTGCGGCGCTAATGGTGCCGAACCAGATCACGATCATTTCCAACTACGCGCTCGCTGCGTCGTTAGGCTGGCGCGACACCTGGACTGGTGTGATCGTTCCGCTGGCTGGAGTGGCGTTCGGGTGCTTCCTCATGCGCAACCACTTCCAGTCCCTGCCCGTGGAGATCATCGAGGCAGCCGAGATGGACGGTGCCGGCTTTTTCACTCGGCTGTTCAAGGTGGTTCTGCCGATGTCTTGGCCGACCCTGTCCGCGTTCCTGCTCATCACTGTGGTCAATGAGTGGAACGAGTACCTCTGGCCGTTCCTGATTACGGATACCCCGGCCGCAGCCACGCTCCCCGTCGGTCTGACCCGACTGCAGGATGCGGAGGGCCTGACCAACTGGGCACCCGTGATGGCCGGCACGGTGCTGACCACGCTTCCCATGATCGTCGTGTTCATCTTGCTGCAGAAGCAGATGATCAAGGGTCTGACCGCGGGCGCCGTCAAGGGCTAA